Proteins encoded by one window of Arachis ipaensis cultivar K30076 chromosome B04, Araip1.1, whole genome shotgun sequence:
- the LOC107636612 gene encoding uncharacterized protein LOC107636612: protein MTLANANFHRTLVDQGGSANILFKPTFDKLGLEEKNLRITSPPLPQGSASSFVALKHHRIFVRLSVLLPHSEIGASSSSSPSFASSLVFVCSNPSLHHSPLQAVSPPPSNLVQPSSLLFQRRRSSSLPSRRICSTLLCCRVALRREKKGWRSREGVAGLSASLLTSVLPTTLEHLLAFGICFAGGYLAISNFPRRRQSVIDKVKAKAEKLASELEKAMNKYFNEAMEYLDNYVKVLGKPYQDQAQNRLNILLEIQEELSNVEKKLRTLQVEIQNLGVILLCCCFKLI, encoded by the exons ATGACACTTGCCAATGCAAACTTCCACAGGACTTTGGTAGATCAAGGAGGCTCAGCAAACATCTTGTTCAAACCAACTTTTGATAAATTAGGCCTAGAGGAAAAGAATTTGAGA ATTACAAGTCCCCCACTGCCACAGGGCTCAGCGTCATCATTCGTTGCTCTCAAGCACCACCGTATTTTCGTCCGACTGTCTGTGCTTCTCCCTCATTCGGAAATTGGTGCGTCTTCCTCGAGCTCGCCGTCATTCGCTTCCTCGCTGGTCTTCGTCTGCTCAAACCCTAGCCTCCATCACTCTCCTCTTCAAGCTGTGTCACCGCCGCCGTCGAATCTGGTCCAACCGTCGTCCCTACTGTTTCAGCGTCGTCGCAGCTCGTCTCTGCCGTCGCGTCGCATATGCTCCACTCTCCTCTGCTGTCGCGTCGCTCTGCGAAGGGAAAAGAAGGGGTGGAGGTCGCGGGAGGGTGTGGCTGGTTTATCTGCTTCACTCCTAACATCTGTGCTACCAACAACATTGGAACATCTTCTTGCTTTTGGCATTTGTTTTGCTGGCGG GTATCTAGCTATATCAAATTTTCCAAGACGCAGACAGAGTGTGATAGATAAAGTGAAAGCAAAAGCAGAAAAGTTGGCATCTGAGCTTGAAAAAGCCATGAATAAATATTTCAATGAAGCTATGGAATATTTGGACAATTATGTGAAAGTTCTTGGCAAGCCTTACCAAGATCAAGCACAGAATAGACTGAATATACTTCTAGAGATTCAAGAGGAATTGTCAAATGTTGAGAAAAAACTTAGAACACTGCAGGTTGAAATCCAAAATCTAGGGGTAATTTTGTTATGCTgctgttttaaattaatttag
- the LOC107639424 gene encoding scarecrow-like protein 9 produces the protein MIMDPHLHGFGGSTKEFRLENQSLPILQNQRFENGLFDQSREFGYLQSNLLPPANNTHSSSILTNDEPSPEDCDFSDAILGYINQILMEEDMEDKTCMLQDSLDLQVAEKSLYEVIGEKYPSQPLGINPNDGEGVNDLFENYGSDLVNDGDLSSIVMSSSFLRNSEEVHRQNSQGNSISQSSHSSSNSVISSLEGPVESPNSILQVPDMSSESQSILQFQKGVEEASKFLPSGNGLFSNFSPAKLSSPLEPKLGTNAFSVKVEKDDGESFLAGSKGRKHSDREEGDNEENRSSKQAAVYSEPTLRSDMIDIFLLHSAGDGKQHYMARRDALQNKNTDKMLPRNGKSKASKTGKGRGKKQNGRKEVVDLRTLLVLCAQAVAADDSKSAHEFLKQIKQHSSPFGDGSQRLAHMFSDGLEARLAGTGSQIYKGLICKRTSAADVLKAYHLYLAACPFRKISNFMSNITIRTSCADSMRVHVIDFGILYGFQWPTFIQRLSWRSGGPPKLRITGIDFPQPGFRPAERIVETGRRLAAYAETFNVPFEYNAIAKKWETIQLEELKIDRDEYVVVTCFYRGKNLLDESVVVESPRNKFLNLIRKINPDIFIHGIINGAFNAPFFVTRFREALFHYSSLFDMLETIVPREDWERMLIEKEIFGREALNVIACEGCERVERPETYKQWQVRILRAGFMQQPFDPKLIGMAMDKVRSGFHKDFLIDEDGQWLVQGWKGRIIYALSCWKPA, from the coding sequence ATGATAATGGATCCACATCTTCATGGATTTGGTGGTTCCACAAAGGAATTCCGGTTGGAGAATCAGTCTTTGCCAATTCTGCAGAATCAGAGGTTTGAAAATGGTTTATTTGATCAAAGTAGGGAGTTTGGTTACCTTCAGTCCAATCTTCTGCCACCAGCTAATAATACACATTCATCCTCAATTTTGACAAATGATGAGCCTTCTCCGGAGGATTGCGATTTTTCTGATGCAATTTTAGGTTACATCAATCAAATCCTAATGGAAGAAGACATGGAAGACAAGACATGTATGCTTCAAGATTCTTTGGATCTTCAAGTTGCCGAGAAATCGTTATATGAGGTGATAGGTGAAAAGTATCCATCTCAGCCATTAGGGATTAATCCAAATGATGGGGAAGGAGTTAATGACTTGTTTGAAAACTATGGTAGTGATCTTGTTAATGACGGCGATCTTAGTAGCATTGTTATGAGTAGTTCGTTTCTTCGGAACTCAGAGGAAGTACATCGCCAAAACTCTCAAGGGAATAGCATTTCACAGTCATCTCATAGTTCTTCGAATAGTGTAATAAGCAGCTTGGAAGGTCCTGTTGAATCTCCAAATAGCATTCTTCAGGTGCCAGATATGAGCAGTGAGAGTCAATCTATTTTGCAATTTCAGAAGGGTGTCGAGGAGGCTAGTAAATTTCTTCCAAGTGGAAATGGTCTCTTTTCCAATTTTAGTCCAGCTAAGTTGTCGTCACCATTAGAGCCTAAATTGGGGACCAATGCATTTTCTGTTAAGGTAGAGAAGGATGATGGCGAGTCTTTTCTAGCAGGATCCAAGGGAAGAAAGCATTCTGACAGGGAAGAGGGAGACAACGAAGAAAATAGAAGCAGCAAGCAAGCTGCAGTTTATTCGGAACCTACATTGCGGTCAGATATGATTGATATATTCCTGCTTCACAGCGCAGGGGATGGTAAGCAACATTATATGGCACGTCGCGATGCTTTACAGAATAAGAACACGGACAAGATGTTGCCGAGAAATGGTAAGTCAAAAGCATCGAAAACTGGGAAGGGGCGTGGTAAGAAACAAAATGGGAGAAAAGAAGTGGTTGATTTGAGAACCCTTCTGGTTCTTTGTGCACAAGCTGTTGCAGCCGATGACTCCAAAAGTGCCCATGAGTTTCTTAAGCAGATCAAGCAGCACTCGAGTCCTTTTGGAGATGGAAGTCAGAGGTTAGCTCATATGTTTTCAGATGGCCTCGAGGCACGCTTGGCAGGCACTGGAAGCCAAATCTATAAAGGCTTAATTTGTAAAAGAACATCAGCAGCTGATGTTCTTAAAGCATACCATCTCTACCTTGCTGCTTGCCCATTTAGaaagatttcaaattttatgtcaAACATTACAATTAGGACATCTTGTGCAGACTCAATGAGAGTTCATGTTATAGATTTTGGTATCCTTTATGGTTTCCAGTGGCCGACTTTTATTCAGAGGCTTTCGTGGAGATCTGGGGGACCACCGAAACTTCGGATCACAGGAATTGACTTCCCACAACCTGGTTTCAGGCCTGCGGAGAGAATCGTAGAAACGGGACGTCGCTTGGCAGCTTATGCTGAAACTTTCAATGTCCCATTTGAGTACAACGCCATAGCGAAAAAGTGGGAAACAATTCAACTCGAAGAACTGAAGATCGATAGAGATGAGTATGTTGTTGTTACTTGTTTTTATCGAGGCAAAAACTTATTGGATGAATCTGTGGTGGTGGAAAGTCCAAGGAATAAGTTCCTCAATTTGATAAGGAAGATCAACCCGGATATCTTCATTCATGGCATTATTAATGGGGCCTTTAATGCCCCTTTTTTTGTTACTCGATTCAGGGAAGCACTGTTTCACTACTCTTCACTGTTTGACATGCTTGAAACTATTGTGCCTCGTGAAGACTGGGAGAGGATGCTGATTGAGAAGGAGATATTCGGGCGAGAAGCATTGAATGTTATAGCCTGTGAAGGCTGCGAGAGAGTCGAGCGGCCAGAGACATATAAGCAGTGGCAAGTCCGAATATTAAGGGCCGGGTTTATGCAACAACCTTTTGATCCTAAGTTAATAGGGATGGCAATGGATAAAGTAAGGTCTGGCTTTCACAAGGATTTCCTAATTGATGAAGATGGTCAGTGGCTGGTGCAAGGTTGGAAGGGGCGAATCATTTACGCACTCTCTTGTTGGAAACCTGCATGA